AAATCGCATTCAACTATGGCGATTTATCTTTTGCAATGCGCATTTACTATTGCGATTTATAAGTCGCAACATCAAGCACTATCTATAAGTCTCATAAGTGAATTTAGCTTGTAGATCACATTTATGAAATGTAACTTATAAAGCGCAATTATATTCCCGTTCGAATCCCCTCCAATTAATGGTTAATAACTTAAGATTAAGCCAATAAAGAAAACCAATAACAAAACTATTAGTACGTAGAAGTTAAACTCAAATTAATTATGTACTATATCAAATTTGGATTTCCTTAGGATTGAATAAGAAGAAGTTCTTAATCATCATATGGAGACAAAGGCCTCATTTAAGTACAAAGCCATTCCAAATTAAGGTCCAAAACTTTAGTAATAAAAACTATAGGTATATATAACGTCAAATTCAGCTTGGATTTTTCCCTTTTCCTTCTTCCCCTTCCCCTTATTAACAGGTCTATCTCTCTCAAAACAAATTTGCTAGTTTTGAATAGCATAAAGTCTCAAATTGATGCAACACATGTGATCTACAGCAACCTGTCTTTTAGAAAAGCTTAAAGATTATAAAACTTTGGACACGCATTGCGCTTGTAATAATTGATTAAGTCATGCAACAGGATAGGGTGGATTTAGAATTTAAATTTTATAGGTTCAAATTCATAATTCTACCATATTCCATCTAATTTAATGGCTTCAAATTTTATTATTTGTACAGATTTAATAATTTTTTGCGTAAAAATATAAAGTATAAGCGAAAGTTATGAGTTCAGATAAGCTCATAGCCTTTATACGGGATACGCCCTTAACAAGGGCAGAAATTGATGCATTAAATTCACACCTTTCACCTACATAATTAGTAATGGGTAATTATTATTAGGCCATAGCGTATAtaaaaaaatgacaaaaggatGCAAGTCGTATTCCTTAAATCTTCTTCGTGAGAAAAAGCTAAGAACTTGATGATTGCACCAGCCTGGGTGAGGGGCGGAGCTAGGTATGCCGAAGGGGTCCCTCataaaaaattatataatatatatatatatatatatatatatatatatatatatatatatatatatatattaggtgTTAGAATTCCTTTAATTTCTTTCCgcatttactttttttttttgaaccccgCAATGATTTTTCGTGCTTCTGCCATCGGCCTGGCTGGTAACTATGTGAACCAGAGGCGGAACAAGAGTTTTGGTTATGAATTCTACCGAATCTAATAATTTTGATCCAAACTttgtatttatattaaaaatttattgaaTATGTACTAATACCAAATTAGAATAAATAACTTAGAAGGATTAAAATTTTGAACTCGTAAATTTAAAATCCTATCTCaacttttgaatttgtgaaaaaCTAACAATCATTTTAAGAGAGAAGAGAAGATTGAAATAGTCATATAGTCTGACAATATATTTCCGCTTTTTGTATTTCATGACTCATGTATCCATCTGAACAAGCAAGTatttttaaaaaatccaaaattttCTCATTTCTTTCCAAAATTTTTATATTGTTAGTTTCCACTTTTTTACAATCCTACTACAAGCATCTAAATAAAAAATCTCATTCCACTTTCTTTTGTCCATGTTTCAAGTTTTCAACCGCCCTCAAATGAGACAAAGCCAGAGCCAAGAATTACGCAGCAAAATCAGTAGCATATCAGAGTTCAGAGACTGGAAAATCTTGAATCAATTCTGAATCCAGATTCCTTAATCTCATCATTCTCCAACAATAACCCTGCATTTTCAAACATCAAACTAAGAATCACAAATAGACAAACCATAAAGAGATGTTCTTGATAACAAGGATGCAAGTTGAATAACATAAGGTAAGAAGACAAATTAAACTAGTTAAGAATATAAAAGGCGGATTGATGCACGAAGCATCACGCGTTCATGCAGGATCCAGTGAAGGATCGCACCCTAAGGGATGTGATGTAACCAGCCGCCCTGATGCAAATACAATAGctgattccacggctcgaacccgtgacatATAATTTACATGGAGACAATTTTACCGTTATTAAGAATAGTGTAAGATAATTGAGTAAATCCAAAAAATATAGTAATACAAAGCAGTGGCGGATCCAATAATAAGTTCACGATTTGGACATAATCCGATGCTTCAGGGTCGAATCTTATATATATGTACGAGAGAGGCAAGTAGGGATCTAGGAGTGATATTACTTCCCAATccattattttcttcattttccttgtGATTTGGTTCTTGTTTCTACATCGTTACTCTATATTCTATCTAACTTCAATATTGTAGATGCTTTGCAACTATTTATTTACGTGGGAGCTATAAATATTTCAATCTTCACTTTCTCAACTCAAAACTCAAGACGTCTAAATTCTGAATCTACTCAGATACAAAGGAGAATAAAGAGGTTACCTTGAGGAGTACAAAGAGGAGGTTCTTCAAAAAGAGAGAGGGATATTTGTTTATGAGCCAAACCAATGTCAAACAAGATCAAACCAGAAGAAGGATCATATACTATAATATCTTTCACTGGCAACCAAAGAAAAAGCTCTTCTTGAGATAGACCCTCCAATCCAATTAATCCACCATAACTAAGATTAGCTTTAACAATAGTGTCAAAAAACACCCATGTCTCAAATTTTGCAACACATGGCCTTTCTAAGTAAACTTCCAAATGGCCATTTTTATCAAGATTATATGATTTTACAAAATTTTTTGGAAATAGTCCAGCTGGTAGTCCTTTACTTTTGAGAAGGTCATGGATTGAACTAATTGAGGAAATTGTAGAAGGAAAGAGAAAGAGGTGTAGGAAAAGTGTATATAATATCATGGAGGATGTGAAAATGGTGTTAAGATTGGCCATTGGGACTTGGTGAAATGGTGCTAAGTGTGGAAGAAAAAAGGAGGATTTTAACAAGATTTGTGTGTGAGAGAAGGTAGGGACCATAGCTTATATTTATGTCTGACCAAATCTCTAAACTGCCCTTTTCATAATCTAATTTTCCCTCTATATCTACTTTTGTTTTTAATGTTAAAGGGTTAGTGGTAGCCTGACACACAAGGCAGGGAAAGGGTCGCACTCTAAGAGATGTGATGTAGATAGTCTACCCTAATGTaagcattagtggctgcttccacGGTTCGAACCCCTGACtacttttattttaaataaaaatatggtATTCAAACcaggaaggggagccttggcgtaactggtaaagttactGCGATATGACCAGGAGGTTACAAGTTCAaggtggaaacagcctcttgcaaaaatgcaagGTAAGACTGCATACACAAACTCTTGTAGTCCAATCCTTCCTTAGACTCCGTACATAGCGGCATCTTAGTGCACCGGGCTAGACTTTTTATTCAAACCAATTTACCCAATTGTAATGTAAATGCATTACAATTGGGACATATGGGGGCATATGAGAAATTTTAGTAGAGTGTGGACAAGAGGAGGGTATAACAGAAGTGTAGCACACACCAGACAAAATGGCTTAGGACTAAAGGTTGATTTTTGTGCATGGTTGTGATAGGTAATTATGCCCAGAAGAAGAATCTTTCTCAGAAAGCTGCTGTAGTTCACTTGCTAAAGCAGAAGTAGAAACTGTTCTATGTACTTTTCGAAACATCCCTTTTTGACGGAAATTACGAGTTTTCACCTACTCTTCAATCTTTCGTTTGGCCAAGTTTTTCAATGACCatatttaaaaaaagaattttacGTTGATATTTGATcaagttttttaattttttttttgagtagAAGAAGAAAtagttttggaaaagaaaaaaagtagtttctccctaaaagtacttttgaaaaatatttttgagaaaaacatacttaaaaatattttttaaaagcttggtcaaacactaaatTGTTACTCAAAAGTGCATTTTCAATTAATTACCCAAATCCAAATTATTTTTCACCAAAAGTGCTTttagaaaaaaatacttttaagaaaaaatacttttcaaaataagctgattgtaacagcttggccaaacatgatATTCATCTGCTTATATTCCTGGTATATCTATATTGGAACTTCCACTATTTTGGATTCGCACCGTGTAAAGTGCATTAAATAGGAAAATACTCTTTAGCACAATCTTTTCTTTACACATATATTTTTAAAGTTTGAGTTGAAAATAAAAAGATATATAGATCTCAAAGACTTTTAAATTGCGAGCGTGATAAAGAAGAAAAATTTTGACGAAAAAGTAATATTCTCTCTTCCAACGGTGGCTACTGGCTAGTAATCCTAATTAACAGCAACAAATGATTTATACTAAAAGATATTCTACAGCTTAGGATAGGAGCAGATTTATAGGATTAATTAGTGTTCACGTGAATTCAGTAAtttttttttccgattttttcTTAATATTATTTAAACTTTTTATTAAATAGTATAAATATTTGATTGTAATTCCAATTATCATTCTAAGATTAATTTAAGATCGCTAtcgaaactcataaattttaaatCCTGAATCCGCTAACGAGTTTTCGTACACGAAGTGATTGGAATGCCTTGATTTAGCTTCCACTCTATATGATTCCTAATGAAATAAGATATTATTTCTTTCATTGCTAATCTTTAGTTCTTGTGccattgttttcttttttcttttttttttttgcttttctttaccAATTATACTGTATTGCTTTAGAACTTTATAGATTTTGGTAAAACTTTTATGTCCAGTGTGACATAATATCTACGTCCTCTTAAAAACTTTTGAAAGGCTCACAATTACACATGAAGATTGTTGCATTTTCATGCAtatttttaaaggcaaaataaatTACTCGGTCGGTCGAAATTAATTTCAATTTCTTaaccaaaaattatatatatatatatacacacaaaaatatattttttgtcggCTATTTTTTAGTAGCGGCTAAAAGTATACATTTCTCAATTTTTAATAATATGGTTTAAGTAAATCAGAGCATAAAGGAGTATTAATTTCTCTGACATAACTTATTTccataattttattaaaatatataaCCTGAACTTAGCTCCAACACACTTGCATTTTATTAGGTAATTTTGAATGATTAGTAGAATAATTCAAGAAGAGTAAAGATAATAGCATGCGAGCAGTGCCTCTCAATCACTAGGTTTTAAGTATTTTTAAAGATTTCATTATGTTAATTGTCCTACTAAAATTTAATATTTGTAAATTCCATATCTTCTCAGAGGTTTCTCTTAAGGGATCTCTCCTTTTTGTCCAAGGTATCTAGAGAATTTTGAAAAGAGCAGAAAAGGAATGacgaaagaaaagaacaaaagttAGACAGCCTAGACTACAACTACATTATATTCACTAGTATACTCCATTAAATAATTAAAGATCGGAAATCAATTTTTTTGTGCACTCGAGAGTGTAGCCTAGCGTTTAATGAAGTGTGTATAATTATGAGAGATCATAGTTTAAATTTCTTCtcatttaggggtcgtttggtatgaggtataagtagATAGTGTTGGTATAAAAATGTAATACAATcttaatactttgtttggttagcaaatctAGTATAAGTTATTTCGGAATTAAAATTAGTattgggataacttataccttgtaACGAGTGGGATAATTAGTGccggaataacttataccttttcttagaaattatgcaattgtcatttttaatacaacataccaaacagtggataaaaaataataccaggataactaatcccagcacaagctatatcaaaccaaacgaccccttaggtGATTTCATCTCATTTAGGTGATCAgcgataaaaaaaataaaataaaaaatttgattTCTTCGTATTTCGCTATAACTTGGTGAAGAGTACTCCGGGAACTAGAGCATGCTACCACGAGAAAATTTTTTATCAAGAAATTTGATAAACATAGGGGTAATATTATTTGCTAAAATCAATCATTTTATCTCTCGAGGTAGCTTCTTCTGCAACTAACAacattttgaaaactttaatAAGTGGGAGAAATAGGACACTTTAGCAATTTCCCCAAGGTAGGTAAGTtaatcctttttaaaaaaaattattataactgtttacccctaaaattcgagtaacaattaaatttgtattgaGGTTTTAAAGATACATGATTTAGTCCAATACTAACTGATAACTAAGAAATCAAACGTATAAATTAAAGAAATAAGTTGAATCAAACCAGTGTGCAAGCAAGTCTCGTCCCCGAGCTAAAGTGACATCGAGGTAGGTAAGTAAGAATAATAAAATAAGATCAATAAAGTTAAAAGACAATTCTAATGAGTACTGAGCAAGAAAGTCGGAATGTATATTCttttgccaatgattgatgatCTTACAGATGAATGAGCTCCCCTTTATATAATGGGGGAGTCCTTTACAAGGTACATTTCCATTTTTAGTAAGGAATCTTATTGTGACAGCTGTCTAACCGTCTAGTACAAATTCGTACAAATAAATTCCAAAATTTACACCGCGATCTTAGGGACGTTGCGGGAATCTTGCTCTTTCTGTTACAAACCCATAACGACATTATCTCGGGGTTGGTCATACTCGGCCCTGGTGTTCATCGCGTACTTCGATCTTCGAGCCTTGTACTCTATCATCGGGCTCGAGCTTGGTCCATCAGACTCGAACTCAGTCCATTCTGAACTCGGGCACGAAGCGACTCTTCGAGCCCATGAAATCAGGCATACCTGATTtcaaccgtatacagatagtccccgcgtttcttagagtaagatgataagaaacgatttgatcCTCGATCCTCCGATGCCTTGATCATGATGTCAATCTCGTGATGTCAACGATTGAAGTGATTGAAAGGTCACGTATGCATAGTTCCCAAGGCCATTAATTGAAGGCGACTGATGGTCGGCCATTGGCTTCCCCAAACCGTTAAAGCGACCACTATAAATAGGTTAGTTTTACAACTTTCACAATCTTTACTTCTCAAACCTTTCTCAAAACCTCActagcttcttcttcttctctaaattcatcttttcttcaacttgtccTTGCTACAACATCAACTTCatctcttcttttgaatttctcaACAACAACGGCTAAAACATCTAAAATCGTTCCTTAGAAAGAAAAAGCCTCCTCCTCATCGCGGTCGGCCGGTGGTAGAACAACGGTGCCACCTCATATCGAGGAATGCATTCCTCAGCCATGCGAGCTATCTTTCGATTTCAAAATCGATAAGCCTCCATCAGTTCTAGGCCAATGCGAGCCTATGTCCTGATACATCTACTCGATATCTAAAGCCGATCTCAACCAAGTGAAAGAGGACTGCAATTGGAAGAACAAAGAAGTGGTGATTCCTTCCCTAGAGGAGGACATCACTACCCATGTGAAATGATACCTAAGTGTGTATACTTATCCTTTCACATTAGGTCGCATAGATCTGACACTGGGTCCTGTAGATCTAATCATTCTGGATTTTTGTCGCAAGTATCGGGTGACCCTTGGCCAGATCTACCCTTCTTTCTGGTGCATCGTTAATTTGCTCAGGTACTTCTCGGGCAAGGTCAAGGGGATGTCTTTTACACTCGACCACCTGATTAGGCTATACAGCCCTCACCTCTATCGAGGTGGTTTGATAAAGCTCCAGTATCGATCCTCGAAGACGCTATTCTCTAGTATCGATGAGGACAAGAACCGAGGATGGATGAGCTGGTTTGTTCGAATCAAGACCTCCGACTTAATTCCTGCCGAAAgaatgccattccccgaggatTGGAACATAAAACGTAAGTACAACCCTATCGATGATGTTTATCACTCTACCTTCCATGTTCTTCCCCGATATAATTCCTTTTCGATGGTGCAGCTTCCCATTGGTTTCCTAGTGCGATTTCGGACCTTGCAGGTTGGGTTTGACAACTGGCCTCCACTTCTTCACACGAAGAACTCTATTGGCGTGATTCGGCCAAGGGTCGGTGGGAAGCTAAAAATCATGGTGAGTTCCCTTGTTCATATGTTGACGTgtctttgtaaaaaaaaaatacttactTTCCCCTTACGCAGGCCTCGGAGACACAGTTATTATGAGGCCGCCTCCGCCCGATGAAGAGGATATCCCGAAGCCATCCAAGGAGAAGAAAAGTAAAAGGGCTTTGCCAACAAGCTCCCGAAAGCCTAAGAAAAATAAGGCTCGAAAGCCTAGGGACGATCCTGCAGCCCTATCTGCAGAAGCGATCCAACACCTTTGGGATGATAAGGTAGAGGGAGAATATGTCGACTGCCTGTTGGTAGCTCGGAAGAGGGGGAGCACTGAAGCTTCAAAGGCCGCCGAACCGGTAGTGGCTGATGTGGTTCAATCTCGAACCGAAGAAATTTCGAAGGGGAGCTCGAGCAGAGTCCTCGAACTATCAGGTGGTAAAAGCGCTCCTCGCTTTGGAGGACATCTGGCGGGCGAGCCCGAAAAGCCTAATTTCGAGGCCCTCCAAAGAGAAGAGAACGTCCCAAGTAAATTACTTGGGATAATTAACATAGATGAACCCCACCTGGCCCTGTGTTTTATGAAGGGCAGTTCCGAGATGTGATGTTAGGCTAGAAACCTGTGTTTTAGTCGTGGTATTACATTCCAATGATTGCATTTTATGTGCGTTTGAGATCAAATGATAGTGAATTACACTTAgtacgtgttttatgccttgcaggaagggATTCAGAGCTAAATTgatcaatttggagctttgaagtctgagtaaaagcctaatacattaagccgggatcgtgttcgggggtcgtgTACCAAATCTGGATGTTAAAAGAGGATGAAACAAGTTCACTCTGAGAAAATTACACTACTGCGCCGCAAGGAGAATGCTGCCTGAAGCAAAAAGAATAGGTTGCAGCTAAAGTGCACTAACGCGCTGCATGGTGCGGCGCAGCCTACGACGCGACTGTTCAACTTTTACAGAGTAAGTCCTAGTTCGCGCATGAAATGGTTTTTTCGTCTGGGCCTGACCCtatttggtataaatacatgtaaaaacgcCATTTTGAAGATTTTTGACATATCTTAGACCTAGGGAGGCTATTGCGGAAAGGAGAAAACGTTTGGAGCAATTTCCGGAGGAAATTGGCATCAAATTCTTCTTTCCTTCATCTTTGCtttgtaatttaattatgcaaTTTATTTGGGCAATTATGAacacgattatgagtagctaaataattagtctaaggttttgatggaacctattgaaggatgaacttcttgttatgttaatatagtttgcctggtttaatctctatttgttaaactacgttcttgttgtagttaattgataggatcctcaattagctgtgcctatttagtattcataactcgggagagagtgcatatttaggtaatgtttgaacaacaccactcccagagtatattagggatcaataaccgagggtttaaaggcgagattagggataacgaagccttgggtgcaatctaaagtgagctgcAATAAACAAAACCAACTAGTGTAACTcaggagagtgcgtctagtaaattgtcgtgattactcgggagataTTTCTattaataagagtgctcatgattaaTAGAGACGATTAGGtgaatctatgtgaaacataaccggaagggattccatcaatagaggaaatcataaccttagatccttctcttaattgtttacaacttaatcatagttagtctttatttacttaattGCAGTTCGTCatagttagtaaaaatatcatcaattgttattcaaaatgTTTGGGAAGTTTATTACGTAGAATTTAGTGAGTCTGACaagagtaattggtaggttaattccttgtAGGTTCGACTCTAGGCGAAATACTCAGATTCTATTTGCAACGTTcgcgtgtcctttttataaggcatagttgggcgtgatcaaattttgacgtcgttgccggggaattaacggtgttatcaattacaattgaaagaaatacaaaaattcttagtgtagtgagttttctctatacccaatttatacattgaaattttaacatttgttgacttggttgtacaggtgcatgcctagaaactcatcgagaactggtgaagtatttgaagcattatcagatcccgagaaagttttcaaggccttgaatcgggccaacTAAAAAAAGAAATTACAACAAACAACTGATCAATTCGAACCAGACATAGGGGCCAACTTGGTAGACCCAGCAGCACCAGTGGAACCTCTTGTGCCCGAGGCTACtctatatgactgggcacaacccacaacaGAGAATTTGGCTCCAATGATTTTAGTCCCGCAGATATAGGCTGAATTATTTCaatcacgaacaacatgctgcacttgttgcaaaataagggactattttcggggtaacaaatcgaagatcctcaacaacacttgaagaatttcttgtcaatctgcaaaactcaaaggcatCCCAACGTAACTCAGAAAGTAATAAagctgttgttgtttccattctcagtggcaggagctgcccagacctggctaaactcactccccattaattccataacaacttgggatgagttagtcaagTAATTTGTGAACACGTTTcacccacccaacaagactgcgcaacaaattgatgaaatctTGGGTTTCaaacagagaccaatggagacactgcaagaAACATGGAAACGATTCAAAggaatgttggttatatgtccgcaccacggtattccagatcagatgttggggCAGCGGTCTTACATGGGTTTGGCAGATGGCGTGAAGggtaatgttgatgcttcagctggtggagcatttttgagcaaaacatggagataAAGCCAGAGTCTACTTGACAAGATGACACATAATTCGGGGTGGACAACCAGGAaagcacctatcactccagtagttcattcagtgcccttagatccatccaacactcttgctgaaaatatggccacatTAATGACACaaatgagtatactcaccaaaaaggcagaagagtcagggcagaagcagcgAGTACACATTGttgatactaccaatgggggcttatgcacatcttgcattagttagccaattggtaaccagtagaatgcagaacatgatcatcatcactacctTGAGGACATGAATTATATTTCTAATTATGGAGGCCAAAGACAGGGCggtcagaattggggccagcaaaatcagccatacaggccagtccagccacagtttaacaatggaaacatgggaggtatgagacctcctAATAATATGGCACCTTATCCAAGCCACAAGGATATAATAATCAAAATCAGCAACAGGGGTATCATCCTCCTCAGCAGTAGTATGGTGGACgacaggaagatgggtttgctagacttgaggAAATGATGCAACAAGTTATTGGGTCAAATGCAAAAATCagtgaaagagtagatgcacatgatttAGCTATTAAGAATAGTGAAGTGCAGATGGACTAGATTTtgatgtctttgaataatcgtcctcatgggacattacctgcagatactcagataaatccaaaagatcaaggcccgaagcaACTAATGGTAGT
This genomic stretch from Nicotiana sylvestris chromosome 9, ASM39365v2, whole genome shotgun sequence harbors:
- the LOC104233565 gene encoding uncharacterized protein; translation: MANLNTIFTSSMILYTLFLHLFLFPSTISSISSIHDLLKSKGLPAGLFPKNFVKSYNLDKNGHLEVYLERPCVAKFETWVFFDTIVKANLSYGGLIGLEGLSQEELFLWLPVKDIIVYDPSSGLILFDIGLAHKQISLSLFEEPPLCTPQGLLLENDEIKESGFRIDSRFSSL